From a single Brassica napus cultivar Da-Ae chromosome C9, Da-Ae, whole genome shotgun sequence genomic region:
- the LOC106399446 gene encoding succinate dehydrogenase [ubiquinone] iron-sulfur subunit 1, mitochondrial-like: MASGLIGRLVRTKPAKLTSTARLIPSRCTSSATESKPSSGGGGRGSNLKTFQIYRWNPDSPGKPELQDYQIDLKDCGPMVLDALIKIKNEMDPSLTFRRSCREGICGSCAMNIDGCNGLACLTKIEGGGGAAKETTITPLPHMFVIKDLVVDMTNFYNQYKSIEPWLKRKSPASEPGKEILQSKKDRAKLDGMYECILCACCSTSCPSYWWNPESYLGPAALLHANRWISDSRDEYTKERLEAIDDEFKLYRCHTILNCARACPKGLNPGKQIAHIKQLQR; this comes from the exons ATGGCGTCCGGTTTAATCGGAAGATTAGTTAGAACCAAACCGGCGAAATTAACCTCAACGGCGAGGTTGATCCCGTCGCGATGTACATCATCCGCAACGGAATCAAAACCTTCGTCCGGCGGCGGCGGGAGAGGATCGAACCTGAAGACGTTCCAGATCTACCGGTGGAACCCCGATAGCCCCGGCAAGCCTGAGCTCCAAGACTACCAGATCGATCTCAAGGACTGTGGCCCGATGGTTCTAGACGCTCTGATCAAGATCAAAAACGAGATGGATCCGTCGCTCACCTTCCGCCGCTCCTGCCGCGAAGGGATCTGCGGCTCGTGCGCGATGAACATCGACGGGTGCAACGGGCTCGCGTGTCTGACGAAGATCGAAGGCGGCGGCGGAGCTGCTAAAGAGACGACGATCACTCCCTTGCCGCATATGTTCGTGATCAAGGATCTGGTGGTGGACATGACGAATTTTTATAATCAGTACAAGAGTATCGAGCCGTGGCTGAAGAGGAAGAGTCCGGCGTCTGAGCCTGGGAAGGAGATTCTGCAGAGTAAGAAGGATAGGGCTAAGCTTGATGGGATGTATGAGTGTATTCTCTGTGCGTGTTGTAGCACGTCGTGTCCTAGTTACTGGTGGAACCCTGAGTCTTACCTTGGCCCTGCCGCTTTGCTACACGCAAACAG GTGGATAAGCGACAGTCGGGATGAGTACACAAAGGAAAGACTTGAGGCTATTGACGACGAGTTCAAGCTTTACCGTTGCCATACAATCTTGAACTGTGCCCGTGCCTGTCCAAAGGGTTTGAACCCTGGCAAACAGATCGCACACATCAAGCAACTTCAGCGTTGA
- the LOC106394864 gene encoding putative pectate lyase 11, with amino-acid sequence MFSYSSNPFVYTFIFLLSVGNRIAFSSSSSPQAQDPKLVVDEVNRSVFNASRRSLAYLSCRTGNPIDDCWRCDPNWDTNRQRLADCAIGFGKNAIGGRDGRIYVVTDPGNDDPVNPIPGTLRHAVTQEEPLWIIFKRDMVIKLQKELIITSFKTIDGRGASVHITDGPCLKIHEKTNIIIHGINIHDCKPGPGGMIRDGPDHTGMWIPSDGDAVAIFGGKNVWIDHCSLSNCDDGLIDAIHGSTAITISNNHMTHHDKVMLLGHSDSYTEDKNMQVTIAFNHFGEGLVQRMPRCRHGYFHVVNNDYTHWEMYAIGGSASPTIYSQGNRFLAPDTRFNKEVTKHEDAPESQWRDWNWRSEGDMLLNGAYFRQSGAGAPSTYARASSLSARPSSLVGSITTTAGALSCRRGGHC; translated from the exons ATGTTTTCGTATTCTAGTAATCCTTTTGTTTACACTTTTATATTTCTCCTATCAGTCGGCAACAGGATTGCATTCTCTTCGAGTTCGTCACCGCAGGCTCAGGATCCGAAGCTAGTAGTTGACGAAGTCAATAG AAGTGTATTCAATGCGTCAAGGAGGAGCCTGGCCTACTTATCTTGTAGAACCGGAAATCCAATCGATGACTGTTGGCGTTGCGATCCAAACTGGGACACAAACCGCCAACGACTAGCCGATTGTGCTATTGGTTTTGGCAAAAACGCCATCGGAGGCCGTGACGGCCGAATTTACGTGGTTACAGATCCTGGCAACGACGATCCAGTTAACCCTATACCTGGAACCCTAAGACATGCGGTCACACAAGAAGAGCCATTATGGATCATTTTCAAGAGAGATATGGTCATTAAACTCCAAAAAGAACTCATCATCACATCTTTCAAGACCATTGATGGTAGAGGCGCAAGCGTTCACATTACCGATGGCCCTTGCTTAAAAATTCACGAAAAAACTAATATAATCATCCATGGCATTAACATCCATGACTGCAAACCAGGACCTG GTGGCATGATTAGAGATGGTCCAGATCATACTGGAATGTGGATCCCATCAGATGGAGATGCGGTAGCGATATTCGGAGGGAAAAACGTGTGGATTGACCATTGTTCATTATCTAACTGCGATGATGGTCTCATTGACGCCATACATGGTTCGACGGCTATAACCATATCGAACAACCATATGACACACCATGACAAGGTCATGCTTTTAGGGCATAGCGATAGTTATACAGAGGACAAGAACATGCAAGTCACCATTGCGTTTAACCATTTCGGAGAAGGGCTCGTTCAAAGGATGCCACG GTGCAGACATGGATATTTCCATGTGGTGAACAATGATTATACTCACTGGGAAATGTATGCCATCGGTGGAAGTGCTTCTCCGACGATATACAGCCAAGGCAATAGATTTCTCGCTCCTGATACCCGGTTTAACAAAGAG GTTACAAAACATGAAGATGCACCCGAAAGCCAATGGAGAGATTGGAACTGGAGATCTGAAGGGGATATGTTGTTGAACGGAGCATATTTCAGACAATCCGGTGCAGGAGCTCCATCGACTTATGCAAGAGCTTCTAGCCTAAGTGCTAGGCCATCATCGCTTGTGGGTTCCATCACGACTACGGCAGGAGCACTAAGTTGTCGACGAGGTGGCCACTGTTGA
- the LOC106393251 gene encoding secreted RxLR effector protein 161-like, translated as MESCNYTHVPMHTSLKVSKVEEEPEIDATSYRSIIGCLRYLLHTRPDLAFSVGVLSRYMQSPRESHGEAVKHLIRYIKGTTEYGLFFKHDGTTEITGYSDNSHNIDVDDGRSTTGFMFYLGTSPITWTSCKQPTVALSSCEAEFMAATEAAKQAIWLKELMVEIMNKEYKKVVLKIDNK; from the coding sequence ATGGAGTCATGTAACTATACTCATGTTCCGATGCACACGAGTTTGAAAGTATCAAAGGTAGAGGAGGAGCCTGAGATTGATGCAACATCGTATCGAAGCATCATAGGATGCTTAAGGTATCTTCTTCATACACGACCGGACTTGGCGTTTTCGGTTGGTGTATTAAGCAGATATATGCAGAGTCCAAGAGAGAGTCATGGAGAAGCAGTGAAGCATCTAATACGATACATAAAGGGCACTACAGAGTATGGTCTCTTCTTCAAACATGATGGAACAACGGAGATTACAGGTTACAGTGACAACAGCCATAACATAGACGTTGATGATGGAAGAAGCACTACAGGGTTTATGTTCTACCTAGGAACATCGCCGATCACGTGGACATCGTGCAAGCAACCCACAGTGGCACTCTCTTCATGTGAGGCGGAGTTCATGGCAGCTACGGAAGCTGCAAAACAAGCAATTTGGTTAAAGGAGTTGATGGTCGAGATCATGAACAAAGAATACAAGAAGGTCGTGTTGAAGATTGACAACAAGTAA
- the LOC106428873 gene encoding putative protein TPRXL: MTMTFRLLSLAVAALAVTAVFAADPPSPAGAPKSNGDKSSTSPSPAAMGSPKSTASAPTSPPTASAPTTAKKNTTATPSASPSSGRAKPSKSSSTKSPASSPASSSGDNSEGPTSSSEGPTSSSEGPTSSSDSPPTSSPPGPTPDMSPSSSTDEGKASDGPGASAPTGRASSIQISVSGSALAAVAWFCFV, translated from the coding sequence atgacAATGACCTTTAGGCTATTGTCTCTCGCCGTCGCGGCTTTGGCGGTAACCGCCGTATTCGCCGCCGATCCTCCATCACCTGCCGGCGCGCCGAAATCTAATGGCGATAAGAGCTCAACCTCACCTTCCCCCGCTGCCATGGGGTCACCAAAATCAACCGCATCAGCCCCAACCTCGCCGCCAACGGCTTCTGCTCCGACCACCGCCAAGAAGAACACCACCGCCACTCCCAGCGCTTCCCCATCTTCAGGTCGTGCAAAGCCTTCTAAATCTTCGTCGACCAAATCCCCGGCTTCAAGCCCCGCCTCAAGCTCAGGCGATAACTCCGAAGGTCCCACCAGCTCGTCCGAAGGACCCACTAGCTCATCTGAAGGTCCCACCAGCTCGTCTGACTCACCCCCCACCTCGTCTCCACCAGGTCCAACACCAGACATGTCTCCGTCGTCGTCCACGGACGAAGGAAAAGCCAGCGACGGCCCTGGAGCTTCAGCTCCGACGGGAAGAGCCTCGTCGATTCAGATCTCAGTCTCCGGATCTGCTCTCGCCGCCGTTGCATGGTTCTGCTTTGtatga